A genomic region of Trifolium pratense cultivar HEN17-A07 linkage group LG3, ARS_RC_1.1, whole genome shotgun sequence contains the following coding sequences:
- the LOC123915659 gene encoding protein transport protein SEC13 homolog B gives MPSQKVETGHQDTVHDVAMDYYGKRLATASSDHTIKIIGVSNSASQHLATLTGHQGPVWEVSWAHPKFGSLLASCSYDGRVILWKEGNQNEWVQAHVFDDHKSSVNSVAWAPHELGLCLACGSSDGNISIFTARADGGWDTSRIDQAHPVGVTSVSWAPAMAPGALVGSGLLDPVQKLCSGGCDNTVKVWKLSNGQWKMDCFPALQMHNDWVRDVAWAPNLGLPKSTIASASQDGKAIIWTVGKEGDHWEGKVLNDFKTPVWRVSWSLTGNILAVADGNNNVTLWKEAVDGEWQQVTTVEP, from the coding sequence ATGCCTTCACAGAAGGTTGAAACGGGTCATCAAGACACGGTCCATGATGTTGCAATGGATTACTATGGAAAGAGGCTGGCAACAGCTTCTTCGGATCACACAATTAAGATAATCGGTGTGAGCAATTCAGCCTCTCAGCATCTAGCAACTTTGACTGGTCACCAAGGACCTGTTTGGGAGGTCTCGTGGGCTCACCCTAAGTTTGGTTCCCTGCTTGCTTCGTGTTCCTATGATGGGCGTGTCATTCTTTGGAAGGAGGGTAACCAAAATGAATGGGTCCAAGCTCATGTTTTTGATGACCATAAGTCATCTGTGAATTCAGTTGCTTGGGCACCTCACGAATTGGGTCTCTGCTTGGCTTGTGGTTCGTCTGATGGGAATATATCTATATTCACTGCAAGAGCAGATGGTGGATGGGACACCTCAAGGATTGATCAGGCTCACCCAGTAGGTGTCACTTCTGTGTCTTGGGCTCCTGCAATGGCACCGGGGGCTCTTGTTGGTTCAGGGTTACTTGATCCGGTGCAGAAGCTTTGCTCTGGTGGTTGTGATAATACTGTTAAGGTGTGGAAGCTGAGCAACGGACAGTGGAAGATGGATTGCTTTCCTGCACTTCAGATGCATAATGATTGGGTTCGTGATGTTGCTTGGGCACCTAATTTGGGACTTCCGAAATCAACCATCGCTAGTGCATCGCAGGATGGTAAAGCGATCATATGGACTGTAGGCAAAGAAGGGGATCATTGGGAAGGCAAGGTTTTGAATGATTTCAAGACCCCTGTTTGGAGGGTGTCATGGTCATTGACAGGAAATATACTGGCTGTTGCTGATGGAAACAACAATGTGACATTATGGAAAGAAGCAGTAGATGGGGAATGGCAACAGGTGACAACAGTGGAGCCATAG
- the LOC123915660 gene encoding putative F-box/FBD/LRR-repeat protein At1g78760, which yields MKPKRQKYNDHDVIEDRLSNIPDFVLLHILSFVEDTKRAVQTCILSKRWKNIWKHLHSLTLNSSRFSNYKNFTKFVSRILSLRQASTSLHSLDFQHHGIMESRLLKRIVKYAVSHNVQRLRIHINCHFHHFPTGVFSCHTLTSLDLYVGHPTTDEQLLFPNSLDLPALTSLSLNSFTFCVGDDGRVDPFSTLSSLNSLIIRRCKVRDANAHNLCISSATLVNLTIETGPYDYCKVELSTPILCTFDFVCTGGVPALCGSNNNLSSVKHVNINVKSFANCTEVSLALLSWLVELANIKSLIITSSTLKVLSWLPELLEFEFRSLCNLKLLKLKTDMYTPLPLSIPNGTLYFLLQNSPSAKVEITC from the exons ATGAAgccaaaaagacaaaaatataacGACCATGATGTAATAGAAGATCGACTGAGTAATATACCAGATTTCGTTTTACTTCACATACTCTCCTTTGTGGAGGACACCAAACGTGCAGTTCAAACTTGCATACTGTCCAAAAGATGGAAGAATATCTGGAAGCATCTTCACTCTCTAACATTAAATTCCTCACGCTTTAGCAATTAcaagaattttacaaaatttgtgTCTCGTATTTTGTCTCTTCGCCAAGCGTCAACATCACTGCATTCTCTCGATTTTCAGCATCATGGTATTATGGAGTCTCGCCTACTTAAAAGGATTGTTAAATACGCTGTTTCACACAATGTCCAGCGATTACGAATCCATATCAATTGTCATTTTCACCACTTTCCAACTGGTGTCTTTTCATGTCACACACTAACCTCTCTTGACCTTTATGTTGGTCACCCTACAACGGATGAGCAATTATTATTTCCTAATTCTCTTGATTTGCCAGCATTAACCAGCCTATCTCTAAATTCATTTACCTTTTGTGTTGGCGATGATGGTCGTGTTGATCCTTTTTCCACATTAAGCAGTTTAAATAGTTTGATCATTCGGCGTTGTAAAGTTCGTGATGCAAATGCACATAACCTCTGCATATCAAGTGCCACACTTGTCAATTTAACTATTGAAACAGGTCCCTATGACTATTGCAAAGTTGAGTTATCTACTCCAATTCTTTGCACCTTTGACTTTGTTTGTACCGGGGGTGTTCCTGCTCTCTGTGGGAGCAACAACAATCTATCTTCTGTCAAACATGTAAATATTAATGTAAAGAGTTTTGCGAATTGTACAGAGGTTTCACTGGCGCTACTCAGCTGGCTGGTTGAGCTTGCGAATATCAAATCATTGATAATCACTTCTTCTACTCTTAAG GTTCTCTCGTGGCTTCCTGAATTATTGGAGTTTGAGTTCCGTTCCTTGTGTAACTTGAAGTTACTTAAACTAAAAACCGACATGTACACGCCTTTACCTTTATCCATACCTAATGGAACATTGTACTTTTTGCTTCAAAACTCACCCTCAGCAAAGGTTGAAATCACATGTTGA